From the genome of Helicobacter pylori, one region includes:
- the gatC gene encoding Asp-tRNA(Asn)/Glu-tRNA(Gln) amidotransferase subunit GatC yields MQIDDTLLQRLEKLSMLEIKDEHKESVKGHLAEVLGFVENIFALETSTLKTDTELCTPLREDEPKSQPRIAKEILSQNKHSQDHYFVVPKIIE; encoded by the coding sequence ATGCAAATTGATGACACCTTATTGCAACGCTTAGAAAAATTGAGCATGCTAGAAATTAAAGATGAGCATAAAGAAAGCGTTAAAGGCCATTTAGCGGAGGTTTTAGGCTTTGTAGAAAACATTTTCGCTTTAGAAACTAGCACGCTAAAAACAGATACAGAGCTATGCACCCCTTTAAGAGAAGATGAGCCCAAAAGCCAACCCCGCATCGCCAAAGAGATTTTAAGCCAAAACAAACACAGCCAGGATCATTACTTCGTTGTGCCCAAAATTATTGAATAG
- a CDS encoding adenosylmethionine--8-amino-7-oxononanoate transaminase, whose amino-acid sequence MNFQENLAALDLEYLWHPCSQMQEHQNFPIIPIKKAQGIYLYDFNDNAYMDLISSWWVNLFGHNNAYISQQLKNQIDNLEHVLLASFSHKPIITLSQRLCQLTHMDKCFYADNGSSCIEIALKMSYHAHFLKNQTRHKKLFLSLSNSYHGETLGALSVGDVKLYKDTYTPLLLKNLTTPVPKNDNEIENSLDALKRLLDKHHEEICAFIAEPLLQCAGNMHIYSAKYLKQAVLLCKQKNIHIIFDEIATGFGRTGSMFAYEQCVIEPDFLCLSKGISGGYLPLSVLLTHNEIYNQFYAPYEENKAFLHSHSYTGNALACACANATLDIFEKENVIEKNKVLSEFIFNALENALKPLIEQQVVSDLRHLGMVFAFEVFIHTKERLSLAVFKKALTKGLLLRPLNNTIYLMPPYIITHEEIKKAVVGLVEVINELKKG is encoded by the coding sequence ATGAATTTTCAAGAAAATTTAGCCGCTTTGGATTTGGAATATCTTTGGCATCCTTGCTCGCAAATGCAAGAGCATCAAAATTTCCCCATTATCCCCATTAAAAAGGCTCAAGGGATTTACCTCTATGATTTTAATGATAACGCTTACATGGATTTAATCAGCTCATGGTGGGTGAATCTTTTTGGGCATAATAACGCCTACATCAGCCAGCAGCTCAAAAATCAAATTGATAATCTAGAGCATGTCCTTTTGGCTTCTTTTAGCCATAAACCCATCATCACGCTCTCTCAAAGGCTTTGCCAGCTCACTCATATGGACAAATGCTTTTATGCGGATAACGGCTCATCTTGTATTGAAATCGCTTTGAAAATGAGCTATCACGCCCATTTTTTAAAGAATCAAACGCGCCACAAAAAGCTTTTTTTATCGCTCTCTAATTCCTATCATGGCGAGACTTTGGGAGCATTAAGCGTGGGCGATGTGAAACTTTATAAAGACACTTACACCCCTTTATTACTTAAGAATCTCACTACACCCGTGCCTAAAAACGACAATGAAATAGAAAATAGTTTGGACGCTTTAAAGCGTCTGTTAGATAAGCATCATGAAGAAATTTGTGCCTTCATTGCAGAGCCTCTTTTACAATGCGCAGGGAATATGCATATTTATAGCGCAAAATATTTAAAACAAGCCGTTTTATTGTGCAAGCAAAAAAACATCCACATTATTTTTGATGAAATCGCTACCGGGTTTGGGCGCACAGGGAGCATGTTTGCTTATGAACAATGCGTAATTGAGCCTGATTTTTTATGCTTATCTAAAGGGATTAGTGGGGGGTATTTGCCTTTAAGCGTGCTATTAACCCATAATGAAATCTATAACCAATTTTACGCTCCCTATGAAGAAAATAAAGCGTTTTTGCATTCGCACAGCTACACAGGAAACGCCCTAGCATGTGCATGCGCGAACGCCACGCTGGATATTTTTGAAAAAGAAAATGTTATTGAAAAGAACAAGGTTTTAAGCGAGTTTATTTTTAACGCGCTAGAAAACGCATTAAAACCCTTGATAGAGCAACAAGTGGTGTCTGATTTAAGGCATTTGGGCATGGTCTTTGCCTTTGAAGTCTTTATTCACACTAAAGAGCGTTTGAGTTTGGCGGTTTTTAAAAAAGCTCTGACCAAAGGCCTGTTATTACGCCCTTTAAACAACACCATTTATCTCATGCCTCCTTATATTATCACGCATGAAGAAATCAAAAAGGCGGTTGTGGGGCTAGTGGAAGTGATTAATGAGTTAAAAAAAGGCTGA